A genomic segment from Helicoverpa armigera isolate CAAS_96S chromosome 10, ASM3070526v1, whole genome shotgun sequence encodes:
- the LOC110371827 gene encoding achaete-scute complex protein T3, with protein MLQEIQLVQGQTNYVVVASGYPSATLTKTPTEKRNVPIAPAPEKNYVTHDTPPNLQYRKKVHFRTNPYTGPQAASIARRNARERNRVKQVNDGFNALRRHLPASVVAALSGGARRGSGKKLSKVDTLRMVVEYIRYLQQLLEESDAALGITRDQENRENIPNGSTLQPMTSMDMDDGFFYGSGSPCSEKPDSPAPSECSSGVSSAYSADRYEVTTTTQQQLGPMDEDELLDVISWWQQK; from the coding sequence ATGCTACAAGAAATTCAACTTGTTCAAGGTCAGACGAACTACGTAGTCGTCGCGTCCGGATATCCTTCAGCTACGTTAACGAAGACGCCTACAGAGAAGAGGAATGTACCTATTGCACCGGCTCCTGAAAAAAATTATGTCACACACGATACGCCGCCAAATCTACAGTACAGAAAGAAGGTGCACTTTAGGACGAACCCTTACACCGGACCTCAGGCCGCGTCCATCGCGAGACGTAACGCTCGGGAACGTAATCGTGTGAAGCAAGTGAATGATGGATTCAACGCGCTGCGCCGACACCTGCCAGCTTCGGTTGTTGCTGCCTTATCAGGTGGTGCGCGAAGAGGGTCCGGAAAGAAACTCAGCAAAGTTGACACACTAAGGATGGTGGTTGAATACATAAGGTACCTGCAACAACTCCTTGAAGAAAGCGACGCTGCTTTAGGTATTACAAGAGATCAGGAAAATAGAGAAAATATTCCAAATGGTAGTACATTGCAACCGATGACCTCAATGGACATGGACGATGGATTCTTCTATGGAAGTGGGTCACCTTGTTCTGAGAAGCCGGATTCCCCTGCACCTTCTGAGTGTTCGTCGGGGGTGTCGTCGGCGTACTCAGCTGATCGCTACGAGGTCACCACGACGACGCAACAACAGCTCGGCCCCATGGATGAAGATGAGCTGCTAGACGTCATCTCTTGGTGGCAACAGAAATAA